In Primulina eburnea isolate SZY01 chromosome 3, ASM2296580v1, whole genome shotgun sequence, one DNA window encodes the following:
- the LOC140826109 gene encoding aspartic proteinase 36-like: MAGGLLVVLSAVLLVLPSVVSGGGGIHRLLTLERAFPVQEKVGLEVIKARDSARHSKMSESYSGGIVDFPVVGTSDPYVVGLYFTKVRLGSPPREFNVQIDTGSDILWVTCSSCNDCPQNSGLGIPLNFFDAASSSTVSSISCSDAMCASIVQTASAECSGESNQCGYMFQYGDGSGTSGFYVNDLLYFDTVLGTSLIANSSAPIVFGCSTSLFGDLTKSDRAVDGIFGFGQQGLSVISQLSSRGITPKIFSHCLKGEGMGGGILVLGEILDPRIVYTPLVPSQPHYNLYLQNIAVNGQLLPIDPAVFTTSGNQGTIVDSGTTLAYLVEAAYEPFVTAVTAALSSSVTPIISKGNQCYLVYTSVIDMFPPVAFNFAGGASLVLRPVDYLVYMGFVDGASMWCMGFIKVQNQGTTILGDLVLKDKIFVYDLARQRIGWADYDCSSSVNVSITSGKDEFVNAGQLSVSSSSSSTDIVFRMMHRSIKALLLSILVSIGCPFL; this comes from the exons ATGGCTGGTGGATTATTGGTGGTGTTGTCGGCGGTGCTTCTGGTGCTGCCCTCGGTGGTGAGTGGCGGAGGGGGAATTCACAGGCTCCTGACGCTGGAGAGGGCGTTTCCGGTGCAGGAAAAGGTGGGGCTAGAGGTGATTAAAGCTCGGGACAGTGCGAGGCACTCGAAAATGTCCGAGAGTTACTCCGGTGGAATAGTGGATTTTCCGGTTGTTGGTACCTCTGATCCCTACGTCGTTGG GCTTTATTTTACCAAAGTGAGGTTGGGATCTCCACCACGGGAATTCAACGTGCAAATTGATACTGGGAGTGACATCTTGTGGGTTACTTGCAGTTCTTGTAATGATTGTCCCCAGAATAGTGGACTGGGG ATTCCTCTAAATTTTTTCGATGCTGCTAGCTCGTCAACTGTTTCTTCTATTTCCTGCTCAGATGCTATGTGTGCTTCCATAGTGCAAACTGCATCGGCTGAATGCTCTGGCGAAAGTAATCAGTGTGGTTACATGTTCCAATATGGAGATGGAAGTGGCACATCTGGTTTCTATGTAAATGATCTGCTTTACTTTGACACAGTTTTGGGCACCTCATTAATAGCCAATTCTTCTGCTCCCATTGTTTTTGG GTGCAGCACCTCTCTGTTTGGTGACTTGACCAAGTCAGATAGAGCAGTTGATGGTATATTTGGGTTTGGCCAGCAGGGTCTTTCAGTAATTTCACAGCTGTCATCACGTGGGATCACACCTAAAATATTTTCCCATTGCTTGAAAGGAGAAGGCATGGGCGGAGGTATCCTAGTTCTTGGTGAGATATTGGATCCAAGAATTGTTTATACTCCCCTAGTTCCATCACA GCCTCATTATAATTTATACCTGCAGAACATTGCTGTCAATGGGCAGTTATTACCTATTGATCCAGCAGTGTTTACCACTTCAGGTAACCAAGGAACCATAGTTGATTCTGGAACAACTTTGGCATACCTTGTGGAAGCAGCTTATGAGCCTTTTGTCACTGCT GTTACTGCAGCTCTTTCTTCATCCGTGACACCAATTATTTCAAAAGGAAACCAATGCTATCTAGTCTACACTAG TGTAATTGATATGTTTCCACCTGTTGCCTTCAATTTTGCTGGGGGTGCATCCTTAGTTTTGAGGCCAGTTGACTACCTTGTTTACATGGGATTTGTC GACGGTGCTTCGATGTGGTGCATGGGCTTCATTAAAGTTCAGAATCAAGGCACAACAATTTTAGGAG ATCTTGTTCTTAAAGATAAAATCTTTGTTTATGATTTGGCGCGTCAAAGAATCGGATGGGCAGACTATGATT GCTCTTCGTCCGTGAACGTCTCCATTACTTCTGGTAAAGATGAATTCGTGAATGCTGGACAATTAAGTGTAAGTAGCAGCAGCTCATCCACTGATATCGTCTTCAGAATGATGCATCGGAGTATTAAGGCTCTCTTGCTGAGTATACTGGTGTCCATTGGGTGTCCGTTTCTGTAA
- the LOC140826110 gene encoding uncharacterized protein — protein MEMASRVSMLLLIFFSLSYTTFSIYQDQVGLMDWHQQYLGKVKQAVFHTQKAARKRVVVSTEENVIASLDLRRGDIFWRHVLGPNDVIDEIKIAFGKYVITLSSGGSVLRAWNLPDGQLVWESTIPGPKGSKPLLLIPENLKVDKDNVIFVYGNGFIHAVSSIDGEVIWKKELASEGIDIQQLIYLDGSGILQSAGLFGLSKFDVCQINVKSGELLKHGSMLFPAGFSGDLSFVTEDTAVAMDSTGTILVSIHFHDGEISSHQTLVSELIQDFSGAAVILPSEITGTFIMKISRSVVFIKVTNGGKLTVVNKLGHSVAFSDSLSVSEGRQAFALIQHGDGEIFLNVKLSKDWATNILEEKIKMDHHRGLVDKVFINNYARMDHSNGFRVLIVMEDHSLLLLQQGEIVWSREDGLASIMDVTVSELPVEKDGVSVAKVEHNLFEWLKGHLLKLKGTLMIATPDDVAVIQKMRLQSSEKSKMTRDHNGFRKLLIVLTRAGKLLALHTGDGRIVWSLLLKSLRKSESCESPSGISLHQWQDPHHHALDENPSVLVVGRCGPGTDSAGVLSVVDTYKGEEHNHMRLLHSISSIIPLPFTDSLEQRLHLLLDANSHAHLYPRTAEALGIFKRELGNIYWYSAETDTGILKGHAVHKNCFLPEADDFCFESRDVWSIVFPSESETISATATRSLTEIVHTQAKVTADQEVMYKYISKNLLFLATVSPKAVGPIGSATPEESSLVVYIIDTVTGRILHRMTHQGSQGPVQAVYSENWVIYHYFNLRAHRYEMSVIEIYDQSRADNQDVLKLVVGTHNLTSPITAYSRPEVITKSQSYFFAHSVTTMAVTSTAKGITSKQILLGTIGHQVLALDKRFLDPRRTVNPTQAEKEEGILPLTDSLPINPQSYVTHNLKVEGLRGIATFPAKLESTTLVFSYGVDLFFTRLAPSRTYDSLTEDFSYALLLITIVALLVAIFVTWVWSEKKELQEKWR, from the exons ATGGAGATGGCGTCTAGGGTTTCGATGCTCCTCCTCATCTTCTTCTCTTTATCCTACACCACTTTTTCTATCTATCAAGATCAAGTCGGACTCATGGATTG GCATCAGCAGTACCTAGGTAAGGTGAAGCAGGCAGTGTTCCATACTCAAAAGGCGGCAAGGAAGCGCGTTGTCGTCTCGACCGAGGAAAACGTCATTGCTTCGCTTGATCTTCGTCGCGGAGACATTT TTTGGAGGCATGTTTTGGGGCCCAACGATGTTATCGatgaaataaagattgctttTGGCAAAT ATGTTATTACACTTTCATCGGGAGGAAGTGTCCTGAGAGCTTGGAACCTTCCTGATGGCCAACTGGTGTGGGAGTCAACAATTCCAGGGCCAAAGGGTTCGAAGCCATTGTTATTAATTCCT GAAAATTTAAAGGTTGACAAGGACAATGTGATATTTGTTTATGGTAATGGTTTCATTCACGCTGTTTCAAGCATTGATGGCGAGGTCATCTGGAAAAAGGAGTTAGCATCTGAAGG CATTGATATCCAGCAGTTAATTTATCTGGATGGAAGTGGTATATTACAGTCAGCAGGTTTATTTGGTTTATCTAAGTTTGATGTTTGTCAAATCAATGTTAAGAGCGGTGAGCTGCTGAAACATGGCAGCATGTTGTTTCCTGCTGGTTTCTCTGGGGATTTGTCATTCGTGACAGAGGATACTGCGGTGGCAATGGATTCCACTGGAACTATTTTGGTTTCTATACATTTCCATGATGGAGAAATTAGCTCCCACCAAACACTTGTTTCCGAACTCATCCAGGACTTTTCAGGAGCTGCAGTTATATTACCATCTGAAATTACTGGAACATTTATCATGAAAATAAGTAGGTCTGTGGTATTTATTAAGGTGACAAATGGGGGCAAGTTAACAGTTGTCAACAAGCTTGGTCATTCAGTTGCTTTCAGTGATTCCCTCTCTGTTTCGGAAGGTCGACAAGCTTTTGCACTGATTCAGCATGGTGATGGTGAGATTTTTCTGAACGTGAAACTTAGTAAAGATTGGGCGACAAATATACTGGAAGAAAAGATCAAGATGGATCATCATAGGGGTCTTGTCGATAAGGTCTTCATTAATAACTATGCACGGATGGACCACTCAAACGGATTCAGGGTTCTGATTGTCATGGAAGACCATTCGTTGTTGTTGTTACAGCAAGGTGAGATTGTGTGGAGTAGGGAAGATGGCTTGGCTTCCATCATGGATGTAACTGTCTCAGAGTTACCAGTTGAAAAGGATGGTGTATCAGTGGCGAAAGTTGAGCACAACCTTTTTGAATGGCTCAAG GGACATCTGCTGAAGCTGAAAGGAACTCTAATGATTGCAACCCCTGATGATGTGGCAGTTATCCAGAAAATGAGGCTTCAGAGCTCTGAAAAAAGCAAAATGACCCGTGACCATAATGGTTTTAGGAAGTTACTCATAGTACTCACTCGAGCAGGAAAACTTCTTGCACTGCATACAGGAGATGGAAGAATTGTGTGGTCTCTTTTACTGAAATCTCTTCGTAAATCAGAATCTTGCGAGAGTCCTAGTGGGATTAGTTTGCATCAGTGGCAGGATCCTCATCATCATGCTTTGGATGAGAACCCATCTGTTCTTGTTGTTGGAAGATGTGGGCCTGGTACAGATTCTGCTGGAGTTCTTTCCGTCGTTGACACTTACAAAGGGGAAGAGCACAATCATATGAGACTTCTCCATTCCATTTCAAGCATTATTCCGTTGCCTTTTACAGATTCTTTGGAACAGCGTTTGCATTTGCTTCTGGATGCAAATTCACATGCTCATCTATACCCCAGAACTGCTGAGGCTCTTGGCATTTTCAAGCGTGAGTTAGGAAACATATATTGGTATTCTGCTGAAACTGACACAGGTATCCTTAAGGGTCATGCAGTGCACAAAAATTGCTTTCTTCCTGAGGCAGATGACTTCTGTTTTGAATCTAGGGATGTATGGTCAATTGTGTTTCCCTCGGAATCAGAAACGATCTCTGCTACTGCAACCAGAAGTTTAACTGAG ATAGTTCATACTCAAGCAAAGGTGACAGCAGATCAGGAGGTGATGTACAAATATATATCAAAGAATCTGCTCTTTTTGGCTACTGTTTCACCAAAAGCTGTTGGTCCAATTGGCTCAGCTACCCCAGAAGAGTCATCTCTGGTTGTTTACATAATTGATACAGTTACTGGTCGTATTTTGCATCGTATGACTCATCAAGGATCACAGGGTCCTGTACAGGCA GTCTACAGTGAGAATTGGGTTATCTACCACTACTTCAACTTGAGGGCACATCGATATGAGATGTCCGTCATTGAAATATATGACCAATCCCGCGCG GACAACCAAGATGTGTTGAAGCTCGTTGTTGGGACACATAATCTGACTTCACCTATCACAGCTTACTCCCGTCCTGAAGTCATCACAAAGTCGCAGTCTTACTTTTTCGCACATTCTGTGACAACGATGGCAGTGACATCAACAGCAAAAGGCATAACTTCTAAGCAAATTCTTCTGGGCACAATTGGTCATCAG GTTTTGGCTCTTGATAAGCGGTTTTTAGATCCTCGAAGGACAGTTAACCCCACTCAAGCTGAGAAAGAGGAAGGAATCTTACCACTTACTGATTCATTACCAATTAATCCTCAG TCGTATGTTACACACAATCTTAAAGTGGAAGGTCTCCGAGGCATTGCAACATTTCCAGCTAAGCTGGAGTCGACGACCCTTGTTTTCTCATATGGAGTGGATCTGTTTTTTACCCGGCTTGCACCTTCCAGAACATACGATTCTCTTACTGAAGATTTCAGCTATGCTTTGCTTCTCATCACAATAGTTGCTCTTCTTGTGGCTATTTTTGTCACATGGGTTTGGTCAGAGAAGAAAGAACTTCAGGAAAAATGGAGGTGA
- the LOC140826111 gene encoding polyadenylate-binding protein 7, which translates to MAVAPTLSATPVSLYVGDLHPDVTDGILFDAFSEFKSLASVRVCRDSSTGRSLCYGYVNFIAPQDANRAIEVKNHSMLNGKVVRVMWSHRDSDARRSGIGNVFVKNLSESMDSIKIKEMFQKFGNVLSCKVVTSDDGKSKGYGFVQMESENDANSAIEALNDSIIGGKQMYVGKFIKKADRAIPSHEAKYTNLYIKNLDTDVSEDVVKDKFSEYGKIVSVAVSKDETGASKGFGFANFENPDDAKRAVEALNGSQLGSKVIYVARAQKKSERAEMLRRQFEEKRKEQILKYQGSNVYVKNIDDDVSDDELREHFSHCGTITSAKLMRDDKGLSKGFGFVCFSTPEEANKAVNSFHGLMLHRKPLYVAPAQRKEERQAQLQLQYAQRMAGLTGPSAVIHRGYAPFYYPAPGVVSQISAGSGLMYQPLGIRPGWRANARSNPSRPVVPSSTVPMVPNNPRYLRHNRGRINGHTMPLVGGQTFAAHYVTSPKDSSNHQRTTTGISHEANKGSPHVQPLLSATRPDVVGSDMLSSLLAAAPPEQQKQMLGERLYPLVGQHKPALAAKITGMLLEMDNSEILLLLESPESLVAKVEEAVEVLELSKTKMSNQDAMHPNYFAAEVAVN; encoded by the exons ATGGCGGTTGCACCGACCCTATCGGCAACGCCGGTTTCTCTGTACGTCGGGGATTTGCATCCAGATGTGACGGACGGTATTCTGTTCGATGCCTTCTCGGAGTTCAAGAGCCTCGCATCTGTTCGGGTCTGCAGAGACTCATCAACTGGTCGCTCCCTCTGTTATGGTTACGTCAACTTCATCGCTCCTCAAGACG CCAATCGTGCTATTGAGGTGAAAAATCACTCCATGTTGAATGGGAAGGTGGTGAGAGTCATGTGGTCACATCGTGATTCAGATGCAAGAAGAAGTGGGATTGGAAATGTCTTTGTCAAG AATTTGAGTGAATCAATGGATAGCATAAAGATTAAAGAAATGTTTCAGAAGTTTGGTAATGTTTTGTCCTGTAAAGTTGTCACATCTGATGATGGAAAGAGCAAAGGATATGGATTTGTTCAGATGGAATCTGAAAATGATGCAAATTCCGCCATCGAGGCACTCAATGACTCCATAATTGGTGGGAAACAGAT GTATGTAGGTAAGTTCATTAAGAAGGCTGACCGAGCTATCCCTAGTCATGAAGCCAAGTATACAAATCTGTACATCAAGAATTTGGATACAGATGTCTCAGAAGATGTCGTCAAGGACAAGTTCTCTGAATATGGAAAAATTGTAAGCGTTGCCGTTTCAAAAGATGAGACTGGGGCATCAAAAGGTTTTGGATTCGCCAACTTCGAGAATCCGGATGATGCTAAACGTGCAGTGGAAGCTTTAAATGGATCGCAACTTG GGTCAAAAGTGATATACGTTGCTCGGGCACAAAAAAAATCAGAACGGGCTGAAATGTTGCGCCGTCAGTTCGAGGAGAAACGGAAGGAGCAAATCCTGAAATACCAG GGTTCCAATGTGTACGTGAAGAATATTGACGATGACGTTAGTGATGATGAGCTGAGGGAACATTTTAGTCACTGCGGAACAATTACTTCAGCGAAGCTTATGCGAGATGATAAAGGGTTGAGCAAGGGATTTGGATTTGTTTGCTTCTCTACACCAGAGGAGGCTAATAAAGCTGTGAACTCATTTCATG GGCTTATGTTGCATCGCAAGCCATTATATGTTGCACCTGCTCAGAGAAAAGAGGAAAGACAAGCACAGTTACAACTACAATATGCCCAACGTATGGCAGGGTTAACAGGACCATCTGCAGTTATTCATCGTGGATATGCTCCATTTTATTATCCAGCTCCTGGTGTTGTCTCACAAATTTCAGCAGGTTCTGGTCTGATGTATCAGCCTCTGGGCATCAGGCCAGGGTGGAGAGCTAACGCTCGGTCAAACCCTTCTAGACCTGTTGTTCCATCATCTACAGTTCCCATG gTTCCTAATAATCCAAGATATCTGAGACATAACAGAGGGAGAATAAACGGGCATACGATGCCATTAGTTGGTGGACAGACGTTTGCAGCTCATTATGTGACTTCACCCAAAGATTCAAGCAATCATCAG CGTACTACAACTGGAATTTCACATGAGGCGAACAAGGGGTCACCTCATGTTCAGCCTCTTCTATCTGCTACTAGACCCGATGTGGTGGGGTCGGATATGCTAAGCAGTTTGCTTGCTGCAGCTCCTCCAGAACAGCAGAAGCAGATGCTTGGAGAACGCCTTTACCCACTTGTTGGTCAGCATAAG CCTGCCTTAGCTGCAAAAATAACTGGAATGCTTTTGGAGATGGACAATTCAGAAATACTACTTTTATTGGAATCACCGGAATCGCTGGTGGCTAAGGTGGAAGAGGCAGTCGAGGTGCTTGAACTCTCAAAGACCAAAATGTCAAATCAAGATGCAATGCACCCAAATTATTTTGCTGCTGAAGTTGCCGTAAACTGA
- the LOC140826719 gene encoding peptidyl-prolyl cis-trans isomerase FKBP16-4, chloroplastic, which yields MELALLHHPLKPATFFHYSFSAAGNRRSRSNASFLKCRCLLSSAHGTAENFTLQGEGRRALMGCLLAAVSVRSFGGLPGVSICETAGAVSTSRRALKGAKIPESEFTTLPNGLKYYDLKIGGGLKAVKGSRVAVHYVAKWKGITFMTSRQGLGVGGGTPYGFDIGQSERGAVLKGLDLGVEGMRVGGQRLLIVPPELAYGSKGVQEIPPNATIEIDVELLAIKQSPFGSPVKIVEG from the exons ATGGAGCTCGCTCTCCTCCACCATCCACTTAAGCCTGCCACCTTCTTCCACTACTCTTTCTCGGCCGCAG GAAACAGACGCTCCCGCAGTAATGCTTCATTCTTGAAATGCCGCTGCTTGCTGTCATCTGCGCATGGTACTGCTGAAAACTTTACTTTGCAGGGCGAGGGAAGGAGGGCATTGATGGGCTGTCTCCTTGCAGCAG TAAGTGTTCGATCTTTTGGAGGA CTGCCTGGAGTTTCTATCTGTGAAACAGCTGGGGCTGTGAGCACGAGCAGAAGGGCG CTGAAAGGAGCCAAAATCCCTGAAAGCGAATTTACAACCCTCCCAAATGGTCTAAA GTACTACGACTTGAAGATCGGCGGAGGACTTAAAGCTGTGAAGGGCTCTCGGGTTGCA GTCCACTACGTAGCAAAGTGGAAAGGCATCACGTTTATGACGAGTAGACAAGGTCTCGGTGTTGGTGGTGGAACG CCTTATGGATTTGACATTGGCCAATCCGAGAGGGGGGCAGTTCTGAAAGGATTAGACTTAGGAGTGGAAGGCATGCGTGTGGGAGGCCAG CGATTGCTAATAGTACCTCCTGAGCTAGCTTATGGGAGCAAAGGGGTACAAGAAATTCCCCCCAATGCAACAATTGAG ATTGATGTTGAACTATTAGCCATAAAGCAAAGTCCATTCGG GTCTCCTGTTAAAATTGTTGAAGGATAA
- the LOC140826112 gene encoding threonine dehydratase 1 biosynthetic, chloroplastic produces the protein MEALRFAPAQSSMFGTKFNVRSSSAAVKKTCVKPLIYAALSKPAAEVFSSVEVPSSRVPALAPCSEAAAQPLMKVSPNSLQCDSGYLVRNENLGNVAVRNGSLNAMEYLTNILSSKVYDVAYESPLQLATNLSERWGVNVWLKREDFQPVFSFKIRGAYNMMAKLTKEQLERGVICSSAGNHAQGVALSAQKLGCDAVIAMPVTTPEIKWRSVERLGATVILVGDSYDEAQAYAKKRATEEGRTFVPPFDHPDVIIGQGTVGMEIVRQMKDPIEAIFVPVGGGGLIAGIAAYVKRVSPEVKIIGVEPFDANAMALSLHHGQRVILDQVGGFADGVAVKVVGEETFQLCRELIDGVVLVNRDAICASIKDMFEEKRSILEPAGALALAGAEAYCKYHGLKGENVVAVTSGANMNFDRLRLVTELADVGRRREAVLATYMPEEPGSFKRFCELVGPMNITEFKYRYSSEKENALVLYSVGLHTKLELDAMIEGMKSAQLQTINLTENDLVKDHLRHLMGGRSKLENELLCRFIFPERPGALMKFLDALSPRWNISLFHYRGQGETGANVLVGIQVAQSEIYEFQNRANSLGYEYEVETSNEAFQLLMR, from the exons ATGGAAGCTCTCCGTTTTGCTCCGGCGCAATCATCGATGTTCGGCACCAAATTCAATGTGAGATCATCCTCCGCGGCTGTTAAGAAAACATGTGTGAAGCCCTTGATTTACGCCGCCCTGTCGAAGCCTGCGGCGGAGGTTTTTTCATCTGTAGAGGTGCCATCTTCTAGGGTTCCGGCATTGGCTCCATGTTCGGAAGCTGCGGCGCAGCCTTTGATGAAGGTTTCTCCTAATTCTCTGCAGTGCGATAGCGGATATTTGGTGCGGAATGAGAATCTGGGCAATGTAGCGGTTAGAAATGGTTCTTTGAATGCGATGGAATATTTGACGAATATTTTGTCTTCCAAGGTGTATGATGTGGCGTATGAGTCGCCTTTGCAGCTGGCGACTAACCTCTCCGAAAGGTGGGGGGTCAATGTCTGGCTGAAGAGAGAGGATTTCCAGCCC GTTTTCTCTTTCAAGATTCGAGGGGCTTATAATATGATGGCAAAACTTACGAAGGAACAACTGGAAAGAGGTGTAATATGTTCATCTGCCGGAAATCATGCACAAGGCGTGGCATTATCTGCCCAGAAACTTGGGTGCGATGCCGTGATTGCTATGCCTGTCACCACTCCGGAGATTAAG TGGAGATCGGTTGAAAGACTAGGTGCCACTGTTATACTGGTCGGGGATTCGTATGACGAAGCCCAAGCATATGCCAAAAAGAGGGCGACAGAGGAAGGACGCACATTCGTTCCTCCTTTTGATCACCCGGATGTTATTATAGGGCAGGGAACAGTTGGAATGGAGATTGTACGGCAAATGAAAGACCCTATAGAAGCTATATTTGTGCCTGTTGGTGGTGGTGGGCTTATTGCTGGCATTGCTGCCTATGTGAAAAGGGTCTCCCCAGAGGTAAAAATTATTGGAGTGGAGCCATTTGACGCCAATGCAATGGCGTTATCCCTGCACCATGGTCAGCGAGTAATATTGGACCAAGTGGGAGGTTTTGCTGATGGTGTGGCAGTCAAAGTGGTTGGTGAAGAGACATTCCAACTTTGCAGGGAATTGATAGATGGGGTAGTTCTCGTTAATCGTGATGCTATTTGTGCATCAATAAAG GACATGTTTGAAGAGAAACGAAGCATTTTGGAACCAGCCGGTGCTCTTGCCTTAGCTGGAGCTGAAGCCTATTGCAAGTACCATGGACTCAAGGGTGAAAATGTTGTAGCAGTGACCAGTGGAGCTAACATGAATTTTGATAGGTTGAGACTGGTGACCGAACTTGCAGATGTTGGAAGACGTCGGGAAGCTGTCCTTGCGACTTATATGCCAGAGGAACCTGGAAGCTTTAAGAGATTTTGTGAGCTT gtGGGACCTATGAATATCACAGAATTCAAATACAGATATAGTTCAGAGAAAGAAAACGCTCTAGTACTATACAG TGTTGGGCTTCACACAAAATTAGAGCTCGATGCTATGATAGAGGGGATGAAGTCAGCTCAACTACAGACCATTAATCTTACGGAAAATGACTTGGTCAAAGACCATTTGCGACATTTG ATGGGTGGCCGATCAAAGCTTGAAAATGAGCTCCTTTGCCGCTTTATTTTCCCTGAGAGGCCAGGCGCTTTGATGAAATTTTTGGACGCGTTAAGTCCGCGCTGGAACATCAGTTTGTTCCATTACCGGGGACAG GGAGAGACTGGGGCAAATGTGTTGGTTGGTATCCAAGTGGCTCAATCTGAGATATACGAGTTCCAAAATCGTGCAAACAGTCTTGGATATGAGTATGAAGTGGAAACCAGTAATGAAGCGTTCCAGCTATTAATGCGTTGA